CCCTCCTCGGGCGGGTTCCCATGCGCTCAGCGCATCCCCAGCCGTTCGGCGGCGAGCTTTTCGGCGCGCTTGCGGTCCTCGGCGCTCAGCTCCTTGAAAGCATCGTCGAGCCAGGGATCGGCCAGGCCCTGGGCGGCGGCCAGAATATGCCAGGCCGCCCCGTCGACCTTGTTGGCGGGAACGCCGCGTCCGGCGACGAGAAGGCGGGCGAGGCGGTTCTGGGCGATGGCGTTGCCCTTGGCGGCGGCCCGGCGGAAGTAACGCGCGGCCTGGGATTCGCTGGTCGGAACACCATCCCCGTTGAAGAGCAGGATCGCGTATTCCACTTCGCCGACCGAGCTGCCGTTGCGGGCCGCGCGCTCGAACAGGCGGGCGGCCTCGGTGGAATTCCGCTCCACGCCCCGGCCCTTGAGATAGAGCACGCCGAGGGCATGCTGCGCATCGGGGATCTCGGCGGCCGCCGCCTTCTTCAGCAGCTCGACGGCCTTCTGCAGATCCTCATCGGTGCCGCTGGTGAGCAGGAGCAGGCCGAGATTGTGGGAGGCCAGGGGACTGCCCTTGGCAGCAGCCTGTTCGAGCCAGGTCCGGCCCTGCGCGGCGTTCTTGGCCATGCCGCGCCCGTCGAGGGCCATGAGCCCGAGGGAGGCGAGCGCGTTGGCGTCGCCGCGCCCTGCGGCCAGGCGGTACCACTCGGACGCCTTCTTCGGGTCCATGGCGACCCCGAGGCCCTGGTTGTAGAGCTCGCCCAGGAGAGTCATGGCGGCGGCGTCGTTCTTGTTCTTCTCCAGCCGCAGGTTCGCCTCGCGGAAAGCCGTCTGGTAGAGGCCGCGCTGATAGGCGCCATAGGCGAGATCGGGCTCCGCCGCACGGCTCGGCATCGCGGATGCGGCCAGGAGGGCCGCGCCGAGGATCCAGGACCAGCGCATCAGCGCGAGGCCTCCTGCCGCTCCAGGATCTCCGCCGCCGCCTTCACGGCCGCCGCGGGGCCGTCGGCATGGGTCCAGACCGCGTCGCCCAGCGCGACGAATTCCGCGTTCGTGGCGGCCAGGGCCTCGACCGCGTCGAGGCTCGGGGCATAAGCGACGCAGGGTGTCTCGAAGATCTCGGCCCACCAAGCCGCGCGCTCCACCACGCTCTCGAGGGACGGGACGGAGCCGTCCGGACGCGGTTCGCCGAAGAGCAGGTAATCGGCCCCGGCCTCACCCAACGACATCGCGTCGTCCCTGGTGCGGATCGCCCCCACGCCGATGGCCCGCTCGGATTTCAGCCTCTCGCGCAGCTCGCGCACCAGGGTCGGATCGCCCGGCACATGGACGCCGTCGGCGCCGCCCCTGGCGGCGACATTCGCCAGATCCGCCTTGCCTTCGGATGAGACGAGCACGGCCGCCCCGTGCTCCTGGGCGGCGGGCGCGAGCGCCTTCACCAGATTGATCAGGCTCCGCTCGTCGGCGGGGCCCAGGCGCAACAGGACGGCCGCCACGGCGCCGGTTCCGCAGGCTTCCGCGAGGCGCGGCGCGAAGGAGGCGTCCTCCAGGACGGGGGTGATGAGGTAGAGGCGGGCGGCGGTGTCGGCCATGGATCACGGGTCACAAATGAGAAAGACAGGGTTCCCATAACGAAAACGGGGCCATCTTGCGAGGCCCCGCTTGTCGATCATGATTAAGGCGAAAGCCTGATCGGATTACTCGGCAGCCTGGCGGCTCGTGCCGAAGGTCGGGTCGAGTTCGCCGGAGGCGTAGCGCTTGGCCATCTCGGCGAGGGTGAACACGCGCTTGATCTTCGAGGCCTGGCCGGCGGTGTTGAACTCCTGCAGGCGCTGCTTGCAGAGCTTCGTCATCGCCTCCATGGCGGGCTTCAGATACTTGCGCGGGTCGAACTCGCCCGGGTTCTCGGTCAGGACCTTGCGGATCTGGCCGGTCATCGCCATGCGGTTGTCGGTGTCGATGTTGATCTTGCGCACGCCGTGCTTGATGCCGCGCTGGATTTCTTCCACCGGCACGCCCCAGGTCGGCTTCATCTGGCCGCCGTACTGGTTGATGATGTCCTGCAGGTCCTGCGGCACCGAGGACGAGCCGTGCATCACCAGGTGGGTGTTCGGGAGCTTCTTGTGGATCTCCTCGATCACGTGCATGGCGAGGATCGCGCCGTCGGGCTTGCGGGTGAACTTGTAGGCGCCGTGCGAGGTGCCCATGGCGATGGCGAGCGCGTCGACCTTGGTCTCGGCCACGAACTTCACGGCCTCGTCCGGGTTCGTCAGAAGCTGGTCGTGCGACAGCTTGCCCTCGGCCCCGTGGCCGTCCTCGGCTTCGCCTTCACCCGTTTCCAGGGAGCCGAGCACGCCGAGTTCGCCTTCCACCGAGATACCGCCGAGATGGGCCATCTCGACCACCTTGCGGGTGACGCCCACATTGTAGTCCCAGTCGCCCGGGGTCTTGCCGTCGGCCTTGAGCGAGCCGTCCATCATCACCGAAGTGAAGCCGGCCTGGATCGCCGTCATGCAGGTGGAGGGCTCGTTGCCGTGGTCGAGATGCACGCAGACCGGGATATGCGGATAGATCTCGGTTACCGCGTCCATCATGTGCTTGAGCATGACGTCGTTGGCGTAGGAGCGCGCACCGCGGCTCGCCTGGATGATCACCGGCGCGTCGACCTCGCTGGCCGCCGCCATGATCGCGAGCGCCTGCTCCATGTTGTTGATGTTGAAGGCAGGCACGCCATAGCCTTGCTCGGCTGCGTGATCCAGAAGCTGCCTCATGGTGATGCGTGCCATATCGTCCTCCTTATGGGGCGCGTCGTTTAAAGCGCGCCGAAACTGAACCTGAGCTTAAGCGGGCCCGGAACCGCATTCTCCCGGCGAGGACAAGGTTAACGTCCTCGCCCGGGAAGGTCCTTCAGGCCCTCAGCGCTTCCACGCCGGGCAGCGACTTGCCTTCGAGCCATTCGAGGAAGGCGCCGCCTGCCGTCGATACATAGGTGAAATCGTCCGCAACGCCAGCATGGTTGAGGGCGGCAACCGTATCGCCGCCGCCGGCGACCGAGACGAGCTTGCCTTCCTTCGTGCGCTGAGCCGCATGGCGGGCAGCCGCGACCGTGCCCTGGTCGAAAGGCGCGATCTCGAAGGCGCCGAGCGGGCCGTTCCAGACGAGCGTCGCCGCGTCGTTGATCGCGGCAGAGATGCGCTCCACCGATTGGGAGCCCACGTCCAGGATCATCTGGTCCTCGGGGATCGCGTCGATGCCGTAGGTGTGGTTGGGGGCGCCCGCCTTGAACTCGTAGGCGCAGACGCCGTCCACGGGCAGGATGATGGCGCAGTTGGAGGCGCGGGCCTTCTCGATGATCCGCATGGCGGTGGCCGCCAGATCCTTCTCGGCCAGCGACTTGCCGATTCCGAGACCCGTTGCGTGCACGAAGGTATTGGCCATGCCGCCGCCGATCACGAGGGCGTCGACCTTGGCCACGAGGTTTTCGAGCAGGTCGATCTTGGTCGAAACCTTGGCGCCGCCCACGATGGCGACGACAGGGCGCTTGGGCGCCTCGAGCCCCTTGGTGAGGGCATCGAGTTCCTGCTGCATGGTGCGGCCCGCATAGGCCGGCAGCACCCGGGCGAGGCCCTCGGTCGAGGCGTGGGCGCGGTGCGCGGCCGAGAAGGCGTCGTTGACGTAGAGGTCGCCGAGCTTCGCCAGTTCCTGGACGAAGGCCGGATCGTTCTTCTCCTCGCCCGCATGGAAGCGGGTGTTTTCGAGGAGAAGCACGTCGCCGTCCTTGAGGGCGCCGACGGCCTGAGCGGCGCCTTCGCCGATGCAGTCATCGGCGAAGGCGATCGTTTTCCCGAGATGCTTCGAGACCGCTTCCGCGACGGGCTTCAGGGACTCTTTCAGATCGCGCCCCTTCGGGCGTCCGAAATGGGCGAGAAGGATCACCCTTCCGCCCTTGTCGGCGATCTCCCGGATGGTGGGAAGGACGCGCTCGATGCGCGTCGCGTCCGTCACCCGGCCGTTCTCCATCGGGACGTTGAGGTCGACCCGGACGAGAACGCGTCTTCCCTTGACGTCGGCCTGGTCCAGCGTGCGGAAGGCGGTCATGAAGCGGCCTCCCTTAGATGAGCTTCGCCATGGCGATGGCAGTGTCGGCCATGCGGTTCGAGAAGCCCCATTCGTTGTCGTACCAGGACAGCACGCGCACGAAGTTGCCTTCCATTACCTTGGTCTGGTCCAGGTGGAACACGGAGGAATGCGGGTCGTGGTTGAAGTCCGACGACACGTTCGGCTGGTTCGTGTAGCCGAGCACGTTCTTCAGCGGGCCGTCGGCGGCAGCCTTGATCGCCGCGTTGATCTCTTCCTTCGTGGTGTTCTTCTTGGCCACGAACTTGAAGTCGACCACGGAGACGTTCGGGGTCGGCACGCGGATCGAGGACCCGTCGAGCTTGCCGTTGAGCTCCGGCAGGACGAGGCCGACGGCCTTGGCGGCGCCGGTCGAGGTCGGGATCATGTTCAGGGCCGCCGCGCGGGCGCGGTAGAGGTCCTTGTGCATCTGATCCAGCGTCGGCTGGTCGTTGGTGTAGGAGTGGATCGTGGTCATGAAGCCTTTCTCGATGCCCACGGTCTCATGAAGCACCTTCGCCACGGGGGCGAGGCAGTTCGTGGTGCAGGAGGCGTTCGAGACGACGATGTGTTCCTTCTTCAGCTTGTCGTGGTTGACGCCGTAGACGACCGTGAGGTCGGCGCCGTCGGCCGGGGCCGAGACGAGGACGCGCTTGGCACCGGCGGTCAGATGCGCCGAGGCCCTCTCCTTCGAGGTGGAGATGCCCGTGCATTCCATGGCGATGTCGACGCCGAGTTCACGGTGCGGCAGGGTCGCCGGATCCTTGATTGCCGTCACGCGGATCTTCTGGCCGTTGATGACGAGGAACTCGCCGTCGACCTGCACGTCCGCCGGGAAGCGGCCATGGACGGAGTCGAAGCGGAGCAGGTGAGCGTTCGTCTCGACCGGGCCGAGGTCGTTGATGGCAACCACCTCGATGTCCTTGCGGCCGCTTTCCACGATGCCGCGGAGGATGTTGCGTCCGATGCGACCGAATCCGTTGATCGCGACCTTCACCGTCATAGTCTTAGCTCCCTTGTGTAACGAGGCTTCAGGTTTCTCGTGCCTCAGAGATTGTGTGTCCGGAGAACCTTTTCAGCCACCGCCTCGGCCGTGATGCCGAAGTGCTTGTAAAGGTCCTTGTAGGGCGCGCTGGCGCCAAACCCATGCATGCCGACGAAAATTCCGTCGGGGCCGATGACCGAATCCCAGCCGAAGCGCACGGCGGCCTCGACCGCGACCTTGACCGGCGCATCGCCGATGATCTCCCGG
This region of Microvirga mediterraneensis genomic DNA includes:
- a CDS encoding tetratricopeptide repeat protein, which gives rise to MRWSWILGAALLAASAMPSRAAEPDLAYGAYQRGLYQTAFREANLRLEKNKNDAAAMTLLGELYNQGLGVAMDPKKASEWYRLAAGRGDANALASLGLMALDGRGMAKNAAQGRTWLEQAAAKGSPLASHNLGLLLLTSGTDEDLQKAVELLKKAAAAEIPDAQHALGVLYLKGRGVERNSTEAARLFERAARNGSSVGEVEYAILLFNGDGVPTSESQAARYFRRAAAKGNAIAQNRLARLLVAGRGVPANKVDGAAWHILAAAQGLADPWLDDAFKELSAEDRKRAEKLAAERLGMR
- a CDS encoding thiamine phosphate synthase, producing the protein MADTAARLYLITPVLEDASFAPRLAEACGTGAVAAVLLRLGPADERSLINLVKALAPAAQEHGAAVLVSSEGKADLANVAARGGADGVHVPGDPTLVRELRERLKSERAIGVGAIRTRDDAMSLGEAGADYLLFGEPRPDGSVPSLESVVERAAWWAEIFETPCVAYAPSLDAVEALAATNAEFVALGDAVWTHADGPAAAVKAAAEILERQEASR
- the fba gene encoding class II fructose-bisphosphate aldolase (catalyzes the reversible aldol condensation of dihydroxyacetonephosphate and glyceraldehyde 3-phosphate in the Calvin cycle, glycolysis, and/or gluconeogenesis); this encodes MARITMRQLLDHAAEQGYGVPAFNINNMEQALAIMAAASEVDAPVIIQASRGARSYANDVMLKHMMDAVTEIYPHIPVCVHLDHGNEPSTCMTAIQAGFTSVMMDGSLKADGKTPGDWDYNVGVTRKVVEMAHLGGISVEGELGVLGSLETGEGEAEDGHGAEGKLSHDQLLTNPDEAVKFVAETKVDALAIAMGTSHGAYKFTRKPDGAILAMHVIEEIHKKLPNTHLVMHGSSSVPQDLQDIINQYGGQMKPTWGVPVEEIQRGIKHGVRKINIDTDNRMAMTGQIRKVLTENPGEFDPRKYLKPAMEAMTKLCKQRLQEFNTAGQASKIKRVFTLAEMAKRYASGELDPTFGTSRQAAE
- a CDS encoding phosphoglycerate kinase produces the protein MTAFRTLDQADVKGRRVLVRVDLNVPMENGRVTDATRIERVLPTIREIADKGGRVILLAHFGRPKGRDLKESLKPVAEAVSKHLGKTIAFADDCIGEGAAQAVGALKDGDVLLLENTRFHAGEEKNDPAFVQELAKLGDLYVNDAFSAAHRAHASTEGLARVLPAYAGRTMQQELDALTKGLEAPKRPVVAIVGGAKVSTKIDLLENLVAKVDALVIGGGMANTFVHATGLGIGKSLAEKDLAATAMRIIEKARASNCAIILPVDGVCAYEFKAGAPNHTYGIDAIPEDQMILDVGSQSVERISAAINDAATLVWNGPLGAFEIAPFDQGTVAAARHAAQRTKEGKLVSVAGGGDTVAALNHAGVADDFTYVSTAGGAFLEWLEGKSLPGVEALRA
- the gap gene encoding type I glyceraldehyde-3-phosphate dehydrogenase yields the protein MTVKVAINGFGRIGRNILRGIVESGRKDIEVVAINDLGPVETNAHLLRFDSVHGRFPADVQVDGEFLVINGQKIRVTAIKDPATLPHRELGVDIAMECTGISTSKERASAHLTAGAKRVLVSAPADGADLTVVYGVNHDKLKKEHIVVSNASCTTNCLAPVAKVLHETVGIEKGFMTTIHSYTNDQPTLDQMHKDLYRARAAALNMIPTSTGAAKAVGLVLPELNGKLDGSSIRVPTPNVSVVDFKFVAKKNTTKEEINAAIKAAADGPLKNVLGYTNQPNVSSDFNHDPHSSVFHLDQTKVMEGNFVRVLSWYDNEWGFSNRMADTAIAMAKLI